From Salvelinus namaycush isolate Seneca chromosome 2, SaNama_1.0, whole genome shotgun sequence, one genomic window encodes:
- the LOC120024942 gene encoding transcription factor MafB-like, which yields MTAESHTNLGLPKTPLGYVSEFDLMKFEVKKETMQGIDHSFIGPCSELQRPDSVSSTPVSTPCSSVPSSPSFNPGEQRNPDDLYWTPSSGGYSQQMYPHTFGLTPEDAVEALIGTTVHGHQPTPNGHQQALQAEFEGYGAAHNLNGHVQQYPGLIRQPDGLSGHPDMQDMHCQNQYHHKQDLDSSAPHSPDSQLSAHHLHQQNRHDRRLNVESAFSDDQLVSMSVRELNRHLRGLTKDDMMRLKQKRRTLKNRGYAQSCRYKRVQQKHVLEHEKTSLVTQVEQLKHELNRLARERDAYKLKCEKLTGSNGYHETGSTSDNPSSPEYFM from the coding sequence ATGACCGCCGAATCGCATACAAATCTGGGTCTGCCGAAAACCCCTTTGGGTTATGTCAGTGAGTTCGACTTGATGAAGTTCGAAGTGAAGAAGGAGACAATGCAGGGGATTGATCACTCATTCATTGGGCCGTGCAGCGAGCTCCAGAGACCGGACTCAGTCTCCTCTACCCCGGTCAGCACCCCTTGCAGTTCGGTGCCATCGTCACCGAGTTTCAATCCGGGTGAGCAAAGGAACCCTGATGATCTTTACTGGACGCCCAGCAGTGGAGGTTATTCTCAGCAAATGTATCCCCACACTTTTGGCCTGACACCTGAGGACGCAGTGGAGGCCCTTATCGGTACCACAGTCCACGGGCACCAACCCACTCCGAACGGTCACCAACAGGCTCTCCAAGCAGAATTCGAAGGGTACGGGGCGGCACATAACCTCAACGGCCATGTCCAGCAGTACCCTGGACTTATCCGTCAACCCGACGGTCTCTCGGGTCACCCTGATATGCAAGATATGCACTGCCAAAATCAATATCACCACAAGCAGGACCTCGACAGCTCGGCTCCGCACTCACCCGACTCCCAGCTTAGTGCGCACCACCTCCATCAGCAGAATCGCCACGACAGACGACTCAACGTGGAGAGCGCCTTCTCGGACGACCAGCTGGTCTCCATGTCAGTGAGGGAGCTCAATCGGCACTTGAGGGGTCTGACCAAGGACGACATGATGCGTCTGAAGCAGAAGCGCCGAACCCTGAAAAACCGTGGTTACGCACAATCGTGCCGCTACAAACGCGTTCAGCAGAAACACGTTCTTGAGCACGAGAAGACCAGCCTTGTCACACAGGTGGAGCAGCTGAAGCACGAGCTCAACCGACTGGCACGCGAGAGGGACGCATATAAACTCAAATGCGAGAAATTGACTGGTTCGAATGGTTACCATGAAACTGGGTCTACCAGTGACAACCCTTCCTCGCCTGAGTATTTTATGTGA